AGTAATTTAGGAGTGGATGTTACTAAATGTATTGCTTGCGGTTTCTGTGCAATGGCTTGTCCATTTGGTGCAATTACTATTCAATATAGTAATTCTCATAAATGTAATCACTGTGTAGAAAGAGAAGAAGGTCCTGCATGTGTTCAAGCTTGTTCTAAAAGAGCAATTGCGGTTCATGATATTTCAAATGTTATTAAAAGAAAACAAAGAGAACACATTGAAAAAATTAGCAGTTTGGATGAACCTGCTAAGAAAAAAGGTCTTCTCAGTGTTATTACAACTGATACAAGAGCTAGAAAATCATTAGATGGAGATTAAGAGGTGTGAAAATGGATGAATTAAAAGTTACTCCCGAACTTTGTGTAGATTGTGGACTTTGTGAACGTAATTGTCCAAATAATGCAATTCGTGTTCATGATGGGGTCCCTTTATTCTGTATGCATTGTAGTCCTGAAAAAGCACCTTGTCTTGCAGTATGCCCTAAAGGAGCTATTGTCGCTTTAGGTGGTGCTATTACAATTAAGCAAGAAAAATGTATTGGTTGTGGATTATGCCATAGTGTATGTCCCATTGGAGCTATTACCATCAATGAAATAGGTCAAGCTACTAAATGCGATCTTTGTGAAAATTATGATACCCAAAAATGTGTTGAAGCTTGTCCAACTCATGCACTTACAAATGATGCAGAAAAAATAATTCATGATAAACAAGAAAAAATGTCTGAGGGATTTAAGAAAATTCAAGCTTTATTAAAATAGGCTAGTTTTGTTTATTCAAAATTTAACTAAAGATTTTTAAAGATTCATTCTTTAAAAATTCTTATTTTTTATTTATTTTAATCTAGCTATTTTTAAATCTTTAAAAATTCTTATTTTTTATTTATTTTAATCTAGCTATTTTTAAATCTTTAAAAATTCTTATTTTTTATTTATTTTTAATCTTTACTATTTTTTTTAAACTATTTTTATTTCTATTTTAATTAATGATTTTTATATTTTTTTTAATGATTTTGTTATAAATTTTAATAAACTATTTTAATAAATTATTTAAATAAATAAATTAAATAGTTTTATATGAGATTTATTTAGAAAATTTAAAATTTAATTATTATTCTTTAAATGTCAATTTATGTGATTTTATGATAAGAGAAAAACAAATTGAAGATACTATTTATCAACTTTATAAACAAGCGGCAATCGTTCTTGGAGATGATGTTAAATCTGCACTTGAAGAGGCTCTTATTCGAGAGGATAGTGAGCTTGGTCAACTGAATATTAAGGCTATCTTAAAGAATATTGAACTTGCTGAAGAAAAGTCAATTCCAATGTGTCAAGATACAGGTCTTCCTATAATTTTTGTAAAACTTGGTAATGTCAGGGTAGAAAACCTTTATGAAGGAATCAAAAAAGGTGTAGCAAAAGCAACTTCAGAAGTACCTTTAAGACCAAATGTAGTAGATTCAATTACACGAAAAAACTCAGGTAATGTGGGAGATAAAGTACCTATTATAGATATTGAACTAATTGATGAAGATTATGTAGAATTTACTATCATGCCAAAAGGCTTTGGTTCAGAAAACAACAATGCCCTTAAAATGGCATTACCTGCAGAAGGAATTGAAGGTGTTAAAGACTTTGTTGTAGAAACTGCATTAAAGGCAGGTGGTAAGCCATGTCCTCCTATTGTTGTAGGTGTAGG
Above is a genomic segment from Methanobrevibacter olleyae containing:
- a CDS encoding 4Fe-4S dicluster domain-containing protein; the encoded protein is MDELKVTPELCVDCGLCERNCPNNAIRVHDGVPLFCMHCSPEKAPCLAVCPKGAIVALGGAITIKQEKCIGCGLCHSVCPIGAITINEIGQATKCDLCENYDTQKCVEACPTHALTNDAEKIIHDKQEKMSEGFKKIQALLK
- a CDS encoding 4Fe-4S dicluster domain-containing protein, yielding MEKLIVDNELCDGCLDCEKACEGVHGVPRITIHELDGSYFPIRCQQCEDAPCEIICPTGAMSNLGVDVTKCIACGFCAMACPFGAITIQYSNSHKCNHCVEREEGPACVQACSKRAIAVHDISNVIKRKQREHIEKISSLDEPAKKKGLLSVITTDTRARKSLDGD
- a CDS encoding fumarate hydratase; translated protein: MIREKQIEDTIYQLYKQAAIVLGDDVKSALEEALIREDSELGQLNIKAILKNIELAEEKSIPMCQDTGLPIIFVKLGNVRVENLYEGIKKGVAKATSEVPLRPNVVDSITRKNSGNVGDKVPIIDIELIDEDYVEFTIMPKGFGSENNNALKMALPAEGIEGVKDFVVETALKAGGKPCPPIVVGVGIGGSSDMALKLGKKALLGKVGERNPDPTIAEMEIECLERINKDGKGPMGLGGRTTALDVKILKMDTHTAGLPIGVVIQCWADRHANARLEDN